From the Coffea eugenioides isolate CCC68of chromosome 1, Ceug_1.0, whole genome shotgun sequence genome, the window AAATTGTAGGAAACACCATTTCGATTGGAGAACAAGTCTTGTCGGCCCTTCAATTGAAGCTAttcgaagaaaagaatcaggggattaatttctttgattcaagaaccttcagagattgtaacccgcttattatttgatttaatcaatttgatatttgtgcaagttttcttatcttttattttaggcaacaaaatttgtgcttacaTTGTTATCCATAACAAATTGATACTTTACAAGATTAATAGGGAGGACATCGACACCATAAATGGTCCACGAGATGTTGATGCTATTTAGAAGATTGTCGGTGATGGTGATGAGCATTTGGACTATATTTTAGGTTGATAGTAATTGATACACATGCTGGAGAAGAATTTCAAATTAAAGTTGACATCCATAAATTTGGGGATTCATAAAGCATGCAACTTTTGAATGAATAATCAAGTAGCATTCCTATCAGAACTACTacaaaattcttgaaaaataaTGTGGCATTTGGATTTTGGAAATAGGAATAGGAATGGGAAAAAGCGGAGAAGACAGTGGAAATTGGAATAACAAATCAATCAATACTTTGATTTTTGTGTAAGAAATTGAAATTGGAAGCAAGGTATTGTTCTAGATAAGTCCACATGGAAGGCTTTATTTAAACCCATGTCATTATGTAAGAGTTATGTGTAAATTGACTTTATTGTGGAATAAACACTTGCAATCCTATAAAGTATTATGCCTATCTAATATAAGGTGCTCAATAATATTGATGGACCAAAACAATGGAGAACTATTATGCATTACAAATCCTTGCCATTATAATAGTACAAAATGAAATAGCCCGTATTGTTTGTTATGTATTGGTTTATTGAAAATAGTGGACAAGAATATGCAGCCAATAAGGTACTGTCAAATGAAGGAAAGTGACATTAATGCACAATTTATCAAGTTCAAAAACAGAGTCAGTACAGAATTGGTAAAGGGACAGCAAATTTTTCGAAGGTTAGTTTGTGGGGATAAGATTCCTCCTAATCTCGCAAAATATTGAGAAATTAAAGAATTGGTGTAGACATAGAATATATTATGATATTCAATACTAgttttggttgagatatttgattaaaaaaagCAGCTAGATACTCATTTATTATCGTCACACCAAATACTGGTCCAAACCATATCAATTGTCCACTTATATAGTGCAAATAAGTTCTCAGTAGCTAGTAATAATTTATCTCAAAGGATCACAATTTTCTTTACATCTAATAACTAGGTAGCACATTCTTTGCTTCTCGTAACTTTTAGTCTTAAAATACTTTGACTAGGTATAttgtaaataaatatataaaaagtCATTACAATTTTTGTTGCTCCTAAAATTCATTTAGATGAGATAAGTTGAAATTGTGTTTTTTAACTTATGTAGCACCTTATCACTATTAAAAAAATGGTAAGTTATGCTTTGGTCATATAAGTCAAAATTCTATTATAAAAATTTACCAAACGATAGTTTGTGAACCTACATTGATTACAAGTTATATGTGAAAAGGAATCTTATAAATTAAAAGTAATAATGAATCATAtaataaataaacataaaatttggTATTAATGAATCATAAAATTTGGTATTAATGTTTTCTATTAATTTTGATTCAATCATGAATTTCATGCTTTCatgatttcaaaagaaaaggaattctaaatagatttatcttatatattaaatttgtataattatatgatacaaaaattttgaatcaGAAGATGAAATCAATTTTAAAGAATAACTTGAACAAATCATGACATTTTGATTACATTAGAAATATATTCTCAAAAATAATCTTTCCTTGCTCAGAAAAATTATCCAATGCAATCAACTAATACTAGTTTTCTATCTATACTACGAGTCAAGCCACACTCTATGGGTGTgctaataagaaaaattatagttagaaaacaaaatatatatacatatatagcTATTTATAGAAAAAATTTCATAGAAATTGGTATTATATTTCAAAACTTAAGTTTCAAAGAGTTTTGAAAATGATAATGTTTAAATTGTTAGTATTTTGATAGCAATGAACAATTTTTGGTAATTATCTAAAaaaagataattttattgaCAAGATGACAAAGATGTTTAGAATATAAAATTTTCTCAAGTTATGTATATAGTAAAACATAGTCTAAACCAtcatttttcttatattttctaTCCTATTATATTGCAAGGAAAGTTTATAACAATAGTTTGTTGTCTTTATCAAATTGTAATACTAATGTAAACTGGCAAAATCTATTTAAATTCTATCTTTAGAGGAACTACTAAAGTCTATTCTTAATACTATCTTGAACTTTGCCAAAAATTGGTTTGTAATATTTGAAAACACAATCTAACACTTATTCACGGATTACTCAAGTACTTGAGATGGAGGAATTTCCTTGGCCATATGTCCTTTATTTCAATACACTTGCAATGAAGTCATTAGATTGTTGAAGGAAGATAATGCATTTGCTATATACTGATATCCATAACTTAATTTTATAGATTGATCAATAGTTTATAGGACTTCAAAAACAACTTCCCTTGTAACAACCAAGTAAAACAAAAAGACATACTCTAGAAAACttgtaaaattttaaactatcTAATATTTTCCAATCTAAAGCAGCTGTggttattttaatttattcaattaaaaacaaaaataaatctaTTAGCACTTTAAAATATtgattgttgtttaattagttTGCTATTATATTggagtatttttttttgttgctacaAGTTGCTCCAAATATATGGATTCAATCAAATTCCATGACAGTGGTATTAGAGCGGCTACATTCAACTTGGAATATAGTTAATTAAAACTGATAAATTCTTCTCCTAAACTTTccttcattctaaatttttattttttctatcaCCATCATCTTATTTTTTGATcacaaatattatttttaaaaaatcagtATGAAAACCCTAAAAGAGATTTCTATAATGATGAACTATATATTGATAGAAGACAAAAGGTCTAAACAAATAATTTCAATAACAAAGTACTTTAAAAATTTATGGTAATCGGAGGTCTAAGATGCTAGCTTTAAAACCAGAATTGAGTAAGAAGTAATTTATTAATAACTTTGCTTTTGGCTTTGATTTAAAGATCCAGATGAAGCTAAAGGAATTTAGGAACCTATCTCGGATTTTATATGAAACTTATCTCCatgcaaaaataaaagaaggtGAAATGGAAAAGTTTAACTCTACAAAGGCTGGTACTATGGAATGTGGATATGTAGTTGGTAGTGGAGAAATTAAGGAACTATTAAAGAAGCAAATCACAAATTAGCTTCAATTAGAGATGAATTGATGGAAGATAAAGTTATCTTAACTACAGACGACCTAACAAAACAGGAAATAGCTAAGGTTTTTGATAAATTATCTCAACAAAATTCTATCATATTGGGAGTTGCGAACTGGATTTTTGTTATCGGATGTATCTTTGGAAAGATAATTTTTAGCAAATAAGAAAACTAATGAATTATTGATCATTTAGAAATTTGATTTTGCTCTTCTTGTACTaattaaagaataaataaaGTAGAAAGATATAGGTATAAAAGTTGAATTTAGGGATATAGATATTGGCTTAGAGGATCAAACTAAAGGTAGTCATATGTTTGATAAAATGTCTCAAAGTAATTTAGGCTGGAGAGGAGACATAATCAAAATGTTGGAGATTTTACTATATGCCTTCTAACCAAGAAATTTTACTTGTTACTCCAATGGATTTGACATTAAGAGAAAAGTTTTCAATATTTGCATTTGGTTTATATTATCTAAACTTATAtgctattaaagaaaaaattatgcTAGCTATATGACAAAAGTAGGTAATAAAGGAAACTGCTACACAAATATGAATGATGGGATAATTGCCAATATGATATTTCATCCAAGTGACTCTAAATAGGGATAAAGAAGAGCTCTAAAGATTTTGAATATGGAATCATTCCAAGAAATTGTGAATATAAAATTGAGAAGCAACATGTTATTCAGATTCCTATGTCGAGCATTGTTGGAATTTTAGATATTGTTGCGGTACTAAAATTTGGGAAAAGATTGAATGTTAGAAAATCCAATATTTGCCTTcaatttggatagaaaaaatgcagcagttaTTTTTAATATAGAGAGACAACTATAATTGATTTGTTTCCAAAGTTTGAGGTGGTCTagattttaaaattaatttgttCACTAGATGGTCACAATTTTACACACGAAAAAGAAAACTAGTATTAGTCTTCAATTTGAGGAAGATTTAAATAACAATCAGTGTAGAATATGAGATATTGTAGAAATTTGATATTGAGATGGTTAACTGCAAGTAAGATAGAATTAAGGTTATGTGTGTTAGACAAGAAAGAACCTTCACTAGATTTTGGAATATGAAGTACTTAGTTAAAGGAGTAGAATAAATTCCTATAAAGAAGGAAATGTAAGGGGATACAAACTATCCACAAACTTTGTTGGCCTATTCTAAGAATAAGGATGCTTTTAGTGATACTTAACAATATTAGAAACAAGCTACTATCTGCTATCATGCTTACATTATAAGAAAATGTAATGGAATCACATGCACAACAAAAGTTTAGAACTTAAAAGTGAGTATAACAGAAAAGATACCAAATTTATATTTAAGGAGCCTCTATACACTTGTGAATAAGATAATTGTTGGGATTTGCATTCATTTATGAATGGCCGGCATAATATTAAATAGTGAAGAAGCACTTATCGACTAATTAACAATTTCTACTTGCTAACTAAAAGGAAATTGCTCTTGTGCACTTTAGTGATAATTAACAAGGTTAGAAACAAGCTACTAGCCACTGCCATGCTTACATTGTGAGAAAATCTAATGGTAAGTATAAAAGAAGAGATATCAAGTTTATCTTTAAAAAACCTTTATAAACTTGTGAATAAGACAATTTTCGGGACTTGGAATTACTTACAAATAGTCGGTACAATACTAAATTGTGAAGAAGTTGCTATGGATTAATTAACAATTTCTACCTACTAACTAAAAGGAAGTTACTCTTCTTCACTGATATTAGAGACAACAACAATCTTAGGGTAACTAGTAGACTTGTTTCCATGGCTAAGTGCATAATTGCTAACAAGATTGAACTATTAGTTAAAGGATTTGGTTTGAGATCCTAAATTTGTTGACATTCTTGAGGATGAGGATAGTCTAAGGGGGTGGATTGTCATACTAGTAATTATAGTATAATTTTAGGAATGGAAGAGTGATAGAATTTTATTGGTTTAGATATTATGTCCATGGATGAGTTACAATAACCAAATTCAGCTATAAAACATGGAGTTCTTTCTCATTTCTAGcctccaaaaatattttaataaattgaATGAGTGAAAACTGCACTTATgagcatttttctttcttcttccctttccttttgtATTTTCTTACCTCTTGAACAATTGCTCTCTTAATTCTACCATTTCCACCCTTTATACTTTCTAAATCCTTAACTTATTATTCATGAGATATTGATTTTGATTGTTGCTCAATTACTTTGTTATTATATAGAAATATTTTCTACAGCACGTTAATATGAGTTTTTGGATTTAATTCAACTCTATAGCATTTATCATAATAACCTTATTAGCAACAGAGCTTTAACGGGATGTCATCATTTGGTAGAGTATTTATCAGTTAGTTAGAAGTTTTGAAAAATGACATATGGGGAAATTGGATTAGACTATCGTTAGAGTTAGTAATGTGCCTATTGTAACTCTATTCTTCTTTAGAAGACTTGTATGACTCATTAttcattattatgattattaaTTTGTTTTCGCTTTAGTAGACTGATTCAGCTCATTTGATCAATTCCTTTCTCCTTGTTATTATATATCTTTTCTCTTAAtcattttcttcccttatttTTGCCaattttatccttcattttatCAGTTGCTTTTAGTTAAATTAGCTTAGTATGCTACAAATTAACTCTAAATCTTTAGGGCTTAGTTGAACTTTGTGCCTAAAACAAGTAAGGAGGGCAGAGCCATAGAGTTACCAATGTTGGGTAACCTATGGTGGGTCTTTTATTTAGATGTGAAAATCCATAGCATTTGATGCTCCATATTTGATCTGAAAGGAATATAAAGCTTAGTTCTATTAGCAActagacaaaagaaagaaatgatgaAGACAACAAAGAGAAGAATAGAAGACAAACAACAGTAAGAGAAGTAAAGATCGAAAACATTAGATGAGAATGAGATTTTGCATATAATATTGGAGAGGAGCACTGACAAAGAGAAGATATTATGTGTGTGTACTACCTAACCTTAGAAGAAAGAGACAAAATAAAGATAAGatcaaagagaaagaaaaggcaaGAAAAGTATGTTGTGCAAACAAAAGAGCGTTCCATATAGATGGTAGGTGATTAGATGACCAAAACTTGCGCTGAATCCCTATCATGCGTTACCTATTtgtgttgacaaaaaaagaGACAACAAACAAAGAAAGATTGCAAAGAATTACACAATAATGGTTGTGATAATTTTCAAGTAAAGTTACCTTTGCCAAAAATTGAGGTTGGATTAGTAATTTACATGGAAAAAACCATTGCAATCATTATATTTGCTACTGAGTCATGTTTTCTTGAAATCCAACATACTTATTAACCTTTTACTTTTGAATTTACAAATTTGTATGTGTtacaaatttatttttatatgaTAAGTTTATATAGAAATAATTGCACATGAATTCTGACATCTGGggtgtaaatttaaaataatgGGACAAGGTTCGGAATTGTCCAGGAGTATTTTAAACCAATTTTaataatgaatttgaaattgaaaaatGCCATTGACGAACAAGGTTGAAGGgtgaaaaagtagaaaaagataaaataaaatatgtaGTTtgcaaaagaaatgaaaatgtgATCAAAATAATGACTCAAATCAACCTGTTTATCACTATTTAAGTAATGGAGAGCTTTCTTAATAAGTAATATTTCACATAGTATTTAAAATTAGTACATCTAGAGcttataattaattaattatttctaGCAAAGATGATTAATAAACAAATCGTAATGAGTGCAATTCTCCCCTTTGCTATGCAATTAGTAATACTAATAGAAAAATGAAGGATATAGCAATATGagataaatgaaaaaaatagaaatagaaTTTAAAGAAACaagtagaaaagaaaaacaaaagaattaataaataaagaaaaataaaataatatatcaAGGGCACTTTTGTTCTAACAAATCAAACAAGGAACAAAGTATATATTTAATGAATAGAAGAGGTAAAGGGTAAAGTTCAGGAGATTTAGTGCAATTAACACTTGAAAATATGAAATAATAAATTATTGTGAAATTCATATAATTTccttaaaattttctttttagaGTCTCTCGAGAATAGGGAAAAAATTGTGATTTAGATTGTATTTTACTATAacaaaaactaattttatgCAATTTAACATAATATGTATCTTccaataaaaagataaaaaccCTTCTAACTAATCGTAACACATgcataaaaaaatatatgacGCTTATAACTCACATATCAATCTACTAACGTTCAATTCACCTACACAAATGCATTCTATGTTCATTTTCACAACCCATACGCACAttcaatttcacaatcattATGCTAATAATTCATAAATATTACACATAATTCTTATAAGACTTCACCTTGTtgtatctttttttctttttaaatgtTGTATCTTCAATATCCTGAACAATAACTTATCAAAATGGAGGTAAAAAAAGATGGCAAATATTTGGGTAGACCCGGTCTACAGCCCCACTCATAGACCAAGTGATCCAAAATTTGTCACTTCGTCACTAACTCTTCCTCCTTCCTCAAAACACACACTTACATACAGTTACATCTAGTCATTCACAGTAACTTTCAGTCAATGAACTTCCCAACCATTCTTCAATTTTCATCACAATCTTTCTACTTATTGCTACATTTTCCAAAACAAACATATACCCAACATAAAAAAACCAGgcaaaaacaaataaatctaGATTTTTTACACCAATTTGAGTCGCTTTATTAGATTCTTAGTTGAAACTCTTGAAGTTTCCCTATGCTTCTCCATTGTTTGTTTCACAAATTCTTTTGATTTCCCATTTGGTCCAAgcgaagaaaaagaaattcttgaTTTCGTTGACATGGatttgatttttcaagaaaattccaACTTCACTCTTCAGCGCAAAAATAATACACCAAtaggagagagagagtttgaGCATGGTTAAGAAacaaaattcttgatttctaaATATATAAGTATTGACACTCCTTCCTTGGGAAATATATCAAAAAACTCCCTGTGGTTTGAATGTTCAATTTAACTTCCttgggagagagagagagtaagaCTTGCAATAAATAATGTTGAAGAGAAAAAAATGCTTGCACTTGCCGAAAATACCCCTATATGGAGATTAAAAGCTGAAGAAAGATAGAGGAAGGGTTCCAAATCCTTATTCCCTTAATTTTCAAATCGATCTCCAAATCCTTCCCCTTTCTGGGATTGAAGATACAACGATAAGGGATTAGGAGTGAAATTGTTGATTTCAAAATCTCATTTGGGATTAGATGTTTTCTAAAATATCTTCCTCAAGCTATCGAAGTGGCAACAGAAGTAGGGATTTGAGATATCAATGCAAGTTATGTAATTGTGGAAGGAATGCTAAGTGAAAATCGTTGAATCAGAGGAATGTTAAGGGGTTTGAGATATCAGCACAAGCATTAGGATGAATTTTCCTTGCAATTGACCTCCTATTTTGTTAGAATTCTCCACTGATTCTTGAAagaagttggaaaatttcaaatttaggattttttcttgctttcactttctctctatctctctcgaTTCTTCAAATTTCAAGTCCAAGAATAATGAAAAATTCTCCTGATGCATTCAGTTATATAAGGGCACTATCAATATTTCACGTACAACCATTAGATTGGATACTTTTTGTCCAATTTTCAATCTAGTCGAAATCACAGGGAGGTATAGTATAAAATTCCAAATCAGAGAAAGTTAAATTGAACATTCGATAAATCACAAGgagttttttgatattttacctCTCTTTCCTTAGTCTTCCTTGCATCTCCCTTCCCACTGCTCCCTTCTCTTGCATCTAGTGCCGAGACCACTTTGTTTTCGTGAATCTCCACCAAATCCTCCGTCGTGCccttcttctccatttcttcttccccTATTTTTCACAAAATCAAAATCTAAGCAAAATTACACCCAAAAGTACAAGCCAAACAAAAGCAAAACTTGAAAGGTAACAATTGAGGGGTTTGTAGATCTTGTTAAATGGGTAAGATGAAGTGAACAAAGTAGAAAGAATTCTTATCTCAAAAACTTGTTGCCACTAGAAGTTTCTTTGCTTTGGAATTtcaaaaggaaataaaagaaaagaaaaagaattgagAAGAGATGCCTGAAGTTAAGGAGCTTCCGATGTTGTGCAATAGAGTTTCTAAATATTTTAATCATTATGATGATGTGGCAAATTTTACACCACTTGATCTATGGGTGGGTTCGTAGATCGGCTTTACccaaatttttgccaaaaaaaattacaaagaaaAGCACACATTTGAAAACAAGTTCACTAATTTCATTCTTTTCTCCATAAAGGCCAATTTCAATTTGTCATAAAACATCTACATTTTTCCAAAGGGATAATATTACAAATCTCTCCTaaggtttctcttaatatcacctAACATCCCTAAGATTTTAAAAGTATCACTTACCTCATTTACTGTTcactccgtttggattaactgtttttgggagtgttttaaaaaaactttgctgttcattttttgaaaaatagtaaatgttgtttggattagctgttgttcacaaacagatttttttttgaaaaacaaacttGTTTGGATTcactgtttttgaaaaacaacatttaaaattttctttctctttaaaTATCCTTCCTAAAATACTTAATGTCGTTTGCACTGGTACAATTAACTGAGTACTTAATACATAGAGGTTTCATAAGTGTACATGCCAGATATAATATGTCAGTGGAAACATTAAGCAATTATTTTGAGTTTGACAATCCGCCTTATTGTAAGAAAAGCACGGAATAGATAACGATCACCATGTCCTAAAATACATAATGCCTTTCGTAGTGGTACAATTAATTGAGTACTTAGAAAATAGAGGTTTCATAAGTGTACATGCCAGATATAATATGTCCGTAGAaacattaattattattttaaatttgacaATCCGCCTTATTGTTTCATAAGCACCGAATAGATAACGATCACCATGTTCTACAAATGTTGGTGATAGTACATGTGATCGGCTATTGCTCTCCTATATTCATTCCAGCCAGCAATTCCTTGAGTCGACATATCTAGTTGTTGTGCTCTGGCCATTTGGTTGAAGGGGTTTATATTATCTGCCAATGCTCCATCTGcttcttcttcaacaaaatatacGTCATTGGGAACATGATCGCACATGAAGTTGTGCAAGGCACAACAAGTCAGGACAATATTATTTTGTGTTGCCATTAAATAGTTATGCATGAGACCCTTAAATATCGGAAATTGCTTCTTCAAGACACCAAACGTGCGTTCTATAATGTTTCTTAACGATGCATGGCATCTGTTGAAAAGTGCTCGCGCTGCCCGCTCTTGATGGGTTCCCCGTGCACCCCTAAAGGGAGTCATAAATCCTGACATATTTGTGTATGCCGTGTCCACCGCGTAATACTACCCTGCATATCATGTAATTATAGTTAAATccattataaatatatatatttaaacaAGGCAAAAACTCAATTAGGCAATGCggtatttcatttaatttttactCACCTGCTGGTAGTCATGGAAAGGCACAATTAGGATCAAGTAAAACATCTCGTAAGATCCTGGAATCATGTGCGCTACCCTTCCACCCTACCCTGACATAAGTGAATCTCATGTTATGATCACACATGGCTAGAATGTTTTGTAATAAGCTGCCATGCCTATTCTGGTAACGATCCCTGTCTTCGGCTCTACACCAAGTTGAAACGTGTGTTCCATCAATCACTCCAACGCAATCCTAATCACAATATACCAGCGTTATGTCTCCAACAGGTTAAATTAAATACTAATTTCACAAAATAACCCCTAACCTTAAACCAGGGCCAGAACAGTGCTTTGTTCTGTATTCTTGGATGAATTATGTGATAATCTATCGGTCTGACTAAGTCGCGTTCCAATCGAACGAGAGATCGAAGGCAGCGTCGTAGATGGCGGTCCACTGTCTCGGAAGAATGTTGGAATCTCTCGGCTAGCACCCTATGTCGCTCATTATAATTCAAACACAGAAGGCAAATGGCAACAGACTCATCAATTCCCACCCATTGTGTCGGGTGGGGCTCCCAATAGCCCCTATCAAGCAACAAGTCACATAACTGGAGGAAAAGGGGAGCTTCCATGCGAAGGTTGTCGAATATTCTGTCTCGACGACCGTTTTTCAGCTCTGCAACCTATTGAGCACCAGACTGTGCACCAGCTCGGATTCGTCGCCGCTGCAAAAGGTTTAGGTATGGGTCGAATAAGGCCAATCCAGCAAGTACAAACATGACAAAGGTCAAAATGAGTTCCTCCTCGTCGATTTGTCAAAGAAATCCCCACCATGCACATAATTATCAAACTCCATTTGAGGTGTTATTGGTTCAGTTTCGTCAAAGGTGAATCTGAGGAAAAATGAGACAACAGTAATGATCAATACTGTTAACAATTGACTGCATGCATTAAcaaaaaatgacttaaaaataccTATACACATGCAATAATCAGTTCGCAGGAAATTATATGCGATTTACAAAGACTAGTCATTAACTTCCTTTTCAAGACAATATGGAAAAGCTAATATTAAGAAGGCAAATAGTATCATTTGGTCACTATGTAATACCTTCGATGCTAAAATGTATTGGCCAGCTAAGATTAAGCAATACTAGAGCAATCACCCGAATAGTTCCAAACAATAACCTTAAAACCAAAAAATGAATGTTAACTAGTTAAGGTGGCCCCTCAAGCATCCTAAATTTAAATACTTGCCAACACCGTCAAGGCCTCAAAGTCATCCTCAATTTAAATACTAGCCAACACATTCATTTCGAAAAAGTCATCCTCAAATGAGGCAACTATGGACCATAAACTCATGGCCACAAAGTCATCCTGAATTCAAGTTATATCTAACATATTCattgccaaaaaaaattatcctGAATTTAAATACTATCCAACAATCAGTCATGATCACAAAGATATCCTGAATTTAAATACTCAACATTAAGAATTGTCAAATCCTCAACAAAGTCATGGCCTCATAGCATCCGGAATTTAAATAAACAAATGATAACACTAAGAAAAATTAAAGTCCAAGTTCCGGTAGCAAATGCTACAACTAATTGTCTCAAGTATAAACAAACAAAGGCAACAACTCAAGCTCCAAATAAGTGCTCCCGATGAACAAGGCAACCAACTAAAATAGGGGTGGGGGATAG encodes:
- the LOC113767220 gene encoding uncharacterized protein LOC113767220; this translates as MEAPLFLQLCDLLLDRGYWEPHPTQWVGIDESVAICLLCLNYNERHRVLAERFQHSSETVDRHLRRCLRSLVRLERDLVRPIDYHIIHPRIQNKALFWPWFKGGRVAHMIPGSYEMFYLILIVPFHDYQQYYAVDTAYTNMSGFMTPFRGARGTHQERAARALFNRCHASLRNIIERTFGVLKKQFPIFKGLMHNYLMATQNNIVLTCCALHNFMCDHVPNDVYFVEEEADGALADNINPFNQMARAQQLDMSTQGIAGWNEYRRAIADHMYYHQHL